gttcattcaatatagaaaATACCCGGATCTGTCGTGCCTtcccttcctatatatatatatatatatatatatatatattgttacggatgatatgggtttatttacaatgaggtcaatgaagcggcaggcaaaagacaagggacgatccgatgatgccgagcaccaaatccctcgcgcccgtttcttcttcttcgttcttctttcgcgctcttccagcgccgcgttacaatatatatatatattgctacgctaatgcgacaggcaggacgaaaagaagaggaggacgaaaagcgctggtcttgcgagtgtatcggtgccaggcggcagccattcagcccttttgcccatcagcccatcttcaaataaacatctttcatcataacagtttggtgagaggtgcggggtacgataacggcgctccctacgaacgacgacgcaccgactgaagagacgcagtacgtcgtgattcgccgaagtagacgaattgctggtctgccgccagagatggattccgaaacggacaacgagcatctggcacccgcttccggtctcccgacaccggccgcctcaggtcacccatggcaaccctacatcgagccacgaaccttcgcaggaaaagccggtgaggatgtggacgcttggctgagcttctaccacgggcaagtcggttcaatggttggaatgccaccggtcagcttaccaatgtcggcctcttccttaagggaaccgcgtctgtgtggtatgaaaaccacgaggagagcttgacaacgtggccgaagttcgtcgacgagattaggaagtgcttcggagatccagcggccaaaaagaagcgtgccgagcaaacgctgatgcaacgcgctcaggttcctggggaaacctgcacaacgtacattgaggaagtgctcaagttgtgcaaggtcCTAGACCCTCGGAtgaccgaagaggacaaagtgggtcaccttctgaaaggaattgcagaggacgtctatcactacctcatcgcgaaggagaatctagagtccgtgagtgacgtcatccttcactgccgcacatttgaagcattgagagctcggcgcatcacaccgaagttcggccgcttggccaacgtaacgactgtcgccagcgttgacgtcgctccagccccgtctgacctcgcgtcaattatccgccaagtggtgcgggaagagctcgaccgacgtgaaGCGGCGTCTGTTCCATCTCCTCGGGCTCGGGAGCCTCTTCCTTCGTGCGATCCGAGTGTGACGTCCATCAACGCTGCTTCCGTTGATGCATACAACTTCGCACCGCGTCCAATGGTACCAAGCCCTGCAGTGAACGCCCATCTCGGTTACGAGGGCCACGACGGCTTCGTACGCGGCCAATCTGCAGTTTCTCAAACGTGGGACGACCGCGCCATGTATCCTCCCGCTGGCAATTTCAGCATGTCTCGTGAGCGCCCCATTTGCTTCCAATGtggcgtccgcggccacgtcgcccgattttgTCCCCAGCGACGTCGCATGTCAGCCCCATCAACTGAGCGACCACGCACTTTCTATCGGCGCAACAATCACCCTGGTGACAGAGCCAACTGGCCTCCCGGCCCTGATAGCAGGACGCCCTATCGGCtgaattaccgcagcgactcgccagcttccgtgcggatcttgacgccaccgcctggacggcaacacaggtctccatctcctctacgacgtctcacgtccccaccgccgggaaactaggcggcgcgaccgatggaggtgaggtcgccggtcatcttcagccacattcccctatgcctccgccagtcaccatgcATCACAACAAGATTAGTGTTTTAGTGGACAATGTTGCTACGTCAGCCTTAGTAGACACGGGAGCGAGTGTGTCTGTCATCAGTCTGGATTTCAAAACCAAACTCGGTCGTAAGTAATGTTTCACTGGGACAAGGCTAACACATTTCGTGCTGTAAGTGGACCattgctccgaccccttggtgtgtgcacagtgaacgtttatttctccgacaagttatatcaagccgaatttgcagttcttgctcagtctacacatgatgtaattcttggcctcgacttcttacagcagtgcggtgccacgcttgactgtgggaccggcgagcttttcctgccccctcttgccgaccgaccttctacctgttcgcgcaccctcgccgtccttgaagatgTCGTCCTCCCGGCACATTCCGTATCCAGAGTTCGAGTAGCTGCTGATAGTGTTGACATTGATGCACTTGCTGCTATTGCCGAACCGGTATCTTCGATCATAACGAAGAAAAGTGCGTTCATACCTCGATGCGTCATCTCTTTGGCCCGCGGAACAACCACACTTTGGGTGTCAAATGTATCTGACGAGTCTGTTGTGCTACCCAAGGGTATGAGGCTTGCATCGTTTGAAGTGGATACCAGCATCGATATAGCAGCTTTAAATAATGACACATCGCACGAAGAAGCCCGAGCAACTGATATTAGCCCTGGTGTTCCTCAAGACTCATCACTTTTCCTGAATATGGTTAACAAGTCACTGACCTCCGAGAAGCGTCAAGTGCTGGTCAGTGTCCTCAGGAAGCATGCATCGCTGTTTGATTTCAGCCAGGAAGCTAAGGAAGTGCGCATTCCCAACACACGGGCTCGTCACAGGATCGACACCGGGTTAGCGCATCcaataaggcagaagccttaccgcgtgtccgcgtcggagcgtaaggttatcgctgaccaggtggatgacatgctggccaagggcgtcattcaagattcttctagcccttgggctgcaccggtcatacttgtgagaaagaaagacggatcctggaggttttgcgtcgactaccggcgcctcaattccgtgacgaaaaaggatgtgtatccgcttccccgtatcgacgacgtcattgactgtctccactcggcgtcctacttttcatctgtggacctccgatcgggctattggcaaataccgatgcattccactgacaaagagaaaacagcttttgtgacaccagacggcttgtttgaattcaacgttatgccgtttggtttgtgcaacgcgcccgcgacgttcgaaaggttcatggacacggttctgcgcggcctaaaatgggagatttgtttatgctatctagatgacgtcgtaattttcggtcgcacttttgcagaacacaaccagcgacttgacgttgttttgacgtgcctcgaacaggctgcccttaccctcaactcaaagaaatgccagtttggccaacgagaggcgctagtactcggacatctagtggacaagcacggcgtacggccagacccacagaaggttgccgcagtgagcaattttaagcaaccgcagtcgcaacgcgagttaagaagtttcttaggtctttgctcgtactttcgacgttttgtgcccaattttgccgaaactgcgtaccctctgacctcattgctacgcaaggacacgcctttcacctggacaacggattgcgactcttcgtttcggcagctaaagttcctgctctcttccggacccatactccaccattttgacccttctgccacaacggaagtgcacaccgacgcaagtggaattggcctcggtgccgtcctcatccagcgttttggtgacgccgagcatgccattgcgtacgccagccgttcgttgagcaaggccgaacagaattacaccgtaacggagcaagagtgtctcgctgtagtttttgctgtccagaagttccgcccgtatctctacggccatcacttcacgattgttaccgatcatcattcgctatgttggttagttggtctccgtgacccgtctagtcgccttgctcggtgggcgctacgcttgcaggaatttgactttacggtccgttacaagagtggccgccagcatgccgacgccgactgtctttcgcgGCTCCCGCTACCCACAACTGCTTGTGACGCCGACAATTTGATGAATTTCTAGCCGCCATTGACGATACACGTTTTCCCGACCTCGCCACCTTCAGGAAAGAACAACGTGACGACCGGCACTTGGATGCCCTTTTCGACTCAGCTGCTCAGCCGACAAACAACAATGGCTTTGTTATGCAAGATGACCTGCTCTATAAAAAGAATTACGCGGCTGATGGTGCACGCTTACTATTAGTGGTCCCCACAAAGTTGCGACGAGACGTGCTCCGCGCTATGCACGATGACGGGACCGCTGGCcacatgggtttcgccaaaacgtatcaccgcgttcaaggtagattctactggcctagaatgagaaggactatagaaaagtatgtggccagttgtgacaaatgccaacaattcaagcgcccgaacactgccccggtcggactccttcaccctttgacaccaccctcaacacctttcgaaatggtcggagtggatcttgtcggccctttcccgcgctcatcaaacaacaaccgttgggtcatcgtttgtgttgaccacctgacgcgttatgcggagaccgcagcaataccaacagccacggcaatcgatgtttcgagtttcctcctgtctacagtcatacttcgccatggaccacctcgcattattgtgagtgatcgtggacgccagttcgttgccgacgtggtcgaagaactcttgcgtctctgtgattgtcgatttcgccacgcgacccttatcacccgcagacaaatggtctcgtcgagcgcacgaacagaacgctcaccaatatgatttctatgtacgtcaattcaaggcataagaattgggatgacatcctcccctttattacgtacgcctacaacacggcgaggcatgaagccactgcctacagccccttctatcttctttacgttcgaccacctcgactcttccttgacaccattctgccatttcatactcatgtggacctttctattgcccagactctctgccgcgcagaGGAGGCACGGCGTGTAGCTCAGCTTCGTACGCTGGCATCCCAGGACCGTTCCAAGATCGCCTACGATTCACGGCACAAGGACGTATCTTACGACAAAGGCGACATAGTTTGGCtctggacgccgcttcgcaagcgtggcctgtgtcaaaagtttctggcacgttacaccggccccttcgtcatcgtcgatcgcctcagtgacctcacgtactcgatagctcgtctcctaaaccacggctaccgttctcggcagacgcaacttgttcacgtcgcgcgcctaaagcgctgtcgtccgcgcgactccgcgttcacgtagccgttactcgcccggcgggcttcgtctgtggagggaggagtgctacgctaatgcgacaggcaggacgaaaagaagaggaggacgaaaagcgctggtcttgcgagtgtatcggtgccaggcggcagccattcagcccttttgcccatcagcccatcttcaaataaacatctttcatcataacaatatatatatatatatatatatatatatatacaacacaCACACGACAGGAGGCGACTATTCCACGTTCCCCAAGCAGCAGAGCAAGAAGTCTGTTCTTTTGCACAGGGGCACGAGGTTAGTCACAAAGAGATTTCCCGTTGTGTGCCTGGATCAAACAAGCCTCTCGCTTTTGGCTTTTTTTGCCTGTTAGGGTGTCACTAACCACTCCGACCTCCGGTTTAGTTGCGTGATGGTATGGcgaagaagtaaagaagtaaagaaaacgCCGGCGTTATAATAGTTTGCTTACCACTCGCTCTCTTACAAAGCGAAAGCGAGACAGTGGTTACATGGGAGGCTAAGCAAACGCGAAAGCAGACGTCTGCGCAAACACGCACCTAACGCATCTAGTCAGGTTGAGTCGAGTCTGCTAGCACTCGCACACAGATCCGTCACTTCTGGATGATACGCTTATATTAAAGGCGGCGCGGGAGCTCAGAAGTCGACGTATTGCATACATGGCTGTGCATACGCTTTGCTCGGCGGTGCGCGGAGACAAGTGATTTGTACATAAGGCGGCGCCGGTTTTTGCGAAATACCACGCTGCGGAAAGGTGAACACACTCGCCATGAAAGGCGGCGGGGCAGTGTGGGAATCAGTGAATCCAGGCACGCATACTATAGCAAACGACTGTAGAAGACGAAATATTAAGTTAGCGAAGCATATGTGGCATATGCCTTTCATCTTCTTCATCTGGCGCGTCACTGGTCAACCACGTCAGCTTGTGCGTAGGATGTTAGCTGCCGAGAAGAGGCTGGAGCTTGGAGCGTATTTTCCCCctcttttaacttttttttttttgcgcatccCTGCTGCTGTCGTCTTTCTAACCCCCCTTGCCCTCCGCACGCAAATAGCAAGTCAGCGTGTTATGCACGctggctaaattctctgccttttaATAAAgggttatctatctatctatctatctatctatctatctatctatctatctatctatctatctatctatctatctatctatctatctatctatctatctatctatctatctatctatctatctatctatctatctatctatctatctcgcgtGATACAGAGACGGGTCGTTCGCAACCACTTAAATAAAGGTGCGGAGTTTTTAACTGTTCTTAGTAGCCCACGCACGTATCCTACTATAAATTAGATAAATGTACATGCCTTGCTCCACTCAAACATTTGAATAGTTCTTGGAGAACTTCGATTTGAATGCTGCTCAATGATCTGACGTGGAAAAGTCAGATCATTGACTGCCAAATGGAAACGGGAGGGAACAGTAACCGCTGCAATGTGGTCGTCGGGGTGCTTTTGCCGCATGTATCGTCGCGGTTCTGAGAAGAGGTCGCTTACCCTTCTTGATCAACCTAAGCGATAGCGTCTTTAATTGAAGGCCAGTTGGAGCAAGCAGTAAAAATTAATATCCGACCACTTGGTCTGGTTGACAGATAGTACTGGTTGTGTTCCCTTCTGCTGGCTTGCTGTGTACAGGTTCGTACAGATTCAAAACTGGCTTGGTTTTGCCGCTGGCGCACTCAACTACTGTTCATTTCATTCAGCAACAGACACTTTACACACATGCGGCACATGACCAGCATGTTAACGAATCCTTGTTTGTGCTTGCAATCACAATATGCAAAGTCAGTTATGAAGCTAACTTCAGTTCTGAGGAGGGCTTTTCCTGCGGGAGTACAAAGAGAAGTGAGAAtgtacaagaaaaaaatttctCTGTATTTCCGCTCGTTATGTGTCGCCTCCACTCTCCAATAATCTGAAAGTAAGGCATTCTATTATCActgtactttcgtgttattcaggTTACTCAGGTTAAAATGCGGGCGCCAATAAACTATTCCAGAAAGGTGGCCTAATCACATGTGCTAAAAGCGCGCCTTTGATTGACTTGTATCGGTAGTCTATTTCTTATTATTGCAATTCCATAGTTAGCGAAAAATTTCGTGCTGAAGTAACGTGGTCGAGATGCTGACGAGTCTGCGGCTAAGTGTCGTTCTGCTCGCCTTCTTGCTTCTCGCAGTGCTTCAACTGACATTCAAGTGACAACTGAGTTCAAGACGCCAAAGCCAAGGACGCAGTTGGAGTGGCTGTCCTCATGGTTGGCGACACGTGCAACACCTGAGCAATGCCCGACAGCATCACACAGGCCCCCAGCCATGCCGCCATAGCGGAGGTCCTCGTCAACGCTACAGCGAGCCTCTCATTTCACCAGACCAGCCGAAGCGAAAGCGTCGGCGCCAACCCGGAGTCAGTCCTCGGACCGCAGTACCACAGCCACGTCCGCATCGCGGTCATCGTCATCATGATCGCATTCTCGGTCACGGGCAACAGCGTTGTCTGCTGGCGCCTGCTGCGCAACCACCGCCGGCGTCGCTACCAGAAGGCTCACGTGCTCTTCCTTAACCTCGCCGTGGCCGACCTCCTGGTCACCACAGTGACGATGACTTCTCAGACTGTCTGGGAAGTCATGGGCCGCGTCTGGATCGCCGGAGACGCCTTCTGTCGTGTCTTCAAGGTCCTGCAGACGTTCGCGCTGGCCTCATCCACCTACATGATTGTGAGCATCGCGTTGGACAGGCACTTCGCCATTGTGTATCCTCTCGCCAGATGTCCTGCTCCGTGGCGCCTTGCTGCGGCGGCCTGGATCGCATCCCTGGTCCCGTCACTGCCCAACTTGTACGTGTTCCGGGTGGTCGAAGCCGACACGGGCGTCCGATACTGCGCCTCACTGTTCTACGCGCGTAAGACTGCCTCGACACTGCCTCGCCAACTGTACATGACCTTCGTGTTCCTGGCAGTGTTTGTGCTCCCTCTTGTGCTCCTGGTTGGCCTGTATGGTCGCATCCTCTTGGAAATCTGGAGCCAGAGCTTGGCGTTCAGAAATCGACATCAGACTGCATCATCCTTGCCAAAGGCAAAGGTGAGGCAGTTTCAATGTAAGCGTCTTCCATATGGGTGTAGTACTCTTTTATTCGAAGTAGCTATTAGCTTTTGCGTACATGTAAGCGTTAAATTTTCACCGCATTAATCGTTCACCCAGAAGTCGCAACTCTTTCGGCGTATTACGTAGAAATATGATGACATTCACTGACAGTATATGAAGTCGGAACAGCAATGCCTGACAAAAATACGAGAGGAGGATCGTCTCTGACCATGTCATACCGATGGCGTTTCGCTAGAGTACGTGACAACGTCATAATGCGTCGCAAAACTCGTACAAATGGCAGACTCGGGCACGAAAACGCCCGATACTACTCAGATGCATAATGTCTTCTTCTTTACATGTTTTCTTTCTGACATGAGCCAGAATGTGGCATAAACCGGCCATTTAAACGGCGTCAAAAGGGACTTTAGTCAAAACTGCACTCGAGCGCCATCACTTTGTGAATCGTGTCGTTATGAATTGCTTTTAGAGCGATAGTTCTACTCCTCCTGCTACAAACCCAGAGAACGACTTTAATTGTACATgcgtttgaccttgaagctcGAACAACGCCCtatttcctcctcttcctccgcGCATTTGCGTTGTCATAACAACGGACGTGCGCATGCAGTGTCGATTTGTTCTCTCCCGTGCACCCTTCTCCGTACCACGGTGACGTCACCTTCCTCCGTCAGTCGGTGAGAGCCgcgagccggcgggcgcgcgcgcctcgaGATCTCAACTCCTGCCATGTGACTCCCGCACAAGTGAAATGTGGAGAGTGTACTGATGCTAGAGTGCACTATCTAGTGCACTCTACTGATGCTTACCGCTTAAGGGCGCCGATGCGCGGGACACCgtcgcggcatgctttccgcggTAGTTGCTACTCGCTTTTGCTCGACAAGTTTGGTGTAACCGCGTTCAAccagggctcttttttttttctttgcaggtgAAGACCGTCAGGTTGACGGCAGCAGTCTTCGCGGCGTTTCTGGTGACCAATGTTCCGTACATGGTCCAGGAGATGGTGCTGGCCTTCGGAGGCGCCAACGTGTCCTTAGACCGGAACATGGTGGCCCTCTTCGGAGTTATCTCGGCCTCAAACAGCGCCATCAACCCGTATATCTTCCTTTGCTTCCAAAAGACACACGCGAAACGCAAGCGTTTCGCGATGGCCTTCCGTAGAGACGTCGTCGCCGAGAGCGAACTCGTGAACGGCCGCTCCAGTTTCGGCGGGACCAAGCACTACCCGACTTCGGTCAGAAATCACTCGACCGTGTTCACTGTGTCCACGAAGGAGACGAATGGAAAGATATCCCCGGACATGCACACCGATTTCAGCGCTTTATGACATCGGAGGGTCGTGTCCTGGCTTTCGCGCACGCCAGCCGTCTTTCGGGCGCTAAGGACCTCGCAAACGAAGGACGAGACTGTTCCCGTACCACTCAACAATCCCctgtgaccacctgtgatacacccATGTGACGCTGTGTGACGCTGTAgaactgcatttcttttttttctttttgtattctgTATCGGCTACGTAAAGTCAACGGTATACCCTCCTCATCCTTGTGACGGGTTTCGGCAGAGCATTCAGTGGAATGCGAAGCTATATGAGCTGGAATGTACAAAAAGATAACATgtacaagcacaaaaaaaaattaaattgagCCACGAGTGTGCATGTTTCCTTGGTGTTCACCAAAACCCTGAGGAGCTCGTGTCCATGTTATCGCGTTTTGTGCCACGCGTTTTGGACGCACGATTGTCCACAGCTTCTGGAACTTAATCATCAATCTTCGTCATTCGAGCGATGCTTACGACGTAAAGATCTTTGTGATGAActgttaacacgaaagtaaaaaagGCTTAACTTGTAGAATGAATAAATACGAGAAAGTGACCACAATAAGCCGTAAACCATGGGTGGACGCAGGGCCACAGCGCTCGTTGCGACCGCACCACGCCCTCTACGTTCCGCCGCTGGCGTGTGTCACAAGTGCGCTGACAAGCGCACCGCGTCATGATTAGGGACATTGTGATATATAGAGCGAGCGCCAAGATATCTGACCGAGTCATTTACTGATGGCCTCGTACGGCGCGCCTTCTGTGAGTAATGATCGTTGGCCGACATACGAccgatacgaaaaaaaaaaaaaagaaaatgcgtgccTTTCTTTGCCTCCGCGTGCTGCCGTGGTCGCCGCTAAACCTTTTCGGACCCGGGCAGTAACTCGGAAAAAGTGTTGTACAAGCATACAATGACGCTGGCTCCATTATTCACGGCGAATTCTTGCAACGAGCGGCGAGAGAAGCGTGGAGTGTGGGTTCGTCTACTCTATATACTGCAGATCGCTAACGTACAAATACGGCGAACCCCCCCACACCGCGCGCTCCGCCCTGCTGGCAGGCATGCCTCCTTTCGAATTCTATCCAATTTGGTCGCACGCGACTTTCGGGACTCGAAGTTGAGAAATTATAATGGACGACGGGCAAACGGAGAAGGACCAGACCGTAGAGTTTCGGCCCAATGACGCTCGCTCCGCTTCGAGTGCGTCGAGGAGAAGCGGCGGTGCCGCGATATCCCTGGAATGTGTGCGTACGCGTTTGCCTGCGCCAACGTTGCGCGCACGCTCGCCTGCACCGATTCGTTGCTCTGTGCGAACCTCAAGACGctttttcttttccatttttctttctttttttttgtaaacgggGCACACGCCCTGGCTTCAATACGAGGCTATATAGTTTGTTTATTGCTCAACACTATAGTATTTTACCCTCACTGAAACCTTATTGAAGTTCTCCTGTACTACTTCTATCCAGCTTCTCATCTCAACCGACCTTCTTTTGAGATTAAGATACATGAGCTTTCTTGGGATTATATGTAAATCTTCGCGGTGTTTAAGGAGGAATAGTGCCCATATGACAACGAATGTTATAACAACGCGCACTGTTTACTGCATTTCCAAGGCAGGAAATGCCAGCATCAGTCCCATAGGCCTGTCGGGCATGGTTGCCTTCGACTTCTTGttttgtacgtttttttttttgttcttgtttttcaaGAAGTAACTGTAAATATACATACAAAACCCACAACCGCGAGCCATGGTGCAAGGATGTCTCGCTCGTTCTGAGATAGAAATGTCGGATAAGAAAATGGTGAGTGGGCAGCAAAGCGACGTTCCTTTTCCACCAGTGACAAATATTCGACGctgcaagtggggcccgcagctGAGTGTGTACAGCATTcgcctcggtggtatagtggttacggtgctcggctgctgaacctaAGGTCGCGGGTACGATCCCTGCCGCAGCGTTCGCATTTTCGACGacggcgaaatgctggaggcctgcGCACCAGATTGTCGAAggttcgggagccctccactgcggcgtgcctcgtaatcacatggtcatggcacgtaaaactccatgtattattattattattattactcagtATATAGCACCAAAGCTTTCAGGCGAGGTTCTCATCTCTCGTAGTGGAAGCAGCAAGCGAAATTACGCCCCACTCGCAATTCATCACTCCACGCGTACTTCGCGAACGCGTCGTCTCCGCCTGGAAGGACAACATGGCACGCACAACATCCAGTTCTGCAGTTGATGCGTTTACGCCTACACGAAGATAAGTAGGGCAGTGAGTACAGACGCTGTACCTCTTCTTTCGTGTTTCCTCAATCATTTTGCTTTTCATCGTTCCTGTCCTTGATTCGACGCCGATCACTTAATGTGGACGTCGTCGAGAAGGGCTGGTTCTCTGGCGTTATCCTTTTCTTTTCGTTCCTCGTGTTTACAAGAGTTAACGAACAGCGACAACGACATGCAATCGCCGCGGAAGATTGTTTGTGTTCGCCTCAGCAACGATCCTATCCCCTCGACAAGAGAAAGAGCTCATCGTGTGCTTAGTTTTTGCGTGACGAACCGGAAAATTGCCTCGGAGGAACGGATGGGGAAGGAATGCGGGAGAGGGGATTGCAGCTGAAGCGCGAAGGCGCTGTACGTGGAATGAAATGAAAATCGCCCAgccgtgttgttgtttttttttttcgtctacggTGTCATAACTGCCAAGTGTTTCACGCCTCACCTCGATCATCATTTTGTCACATCTATGACAAAGTGcttttattagacacaaacaatgaaaccaacagacagttaagccaaggaaagcatatggTCATTATTCGTTGCTTTTAACTGTTGTGTGATGATTCGGTCATAGTCATTATGACCTATAGTTTAAAAaggaacaaagaagcgagccTCTCGGACAATTCGTCTTCTTTCGTAAAGCGCTTCAATGTGTGTTCGCGGCACGTATATGGCTACATTCTTGCTCATCTAGTCGCGTTTTGCCTTTAACTTACAAAAACAGACTGGCCAAGTGAATTAAGGCGCACGTGCGCAAGTTTCAGTTTATATAAATTTCGTTTCTCAGTTTTTAGGAACTGGGCTTGGGCTGACCACACGATGCGTACAGGACAGATAACTGGTTGACAGTTAGAGCAACGGTGTGGACACCAAAGATTGAGTACGCGGCCGATGACAGCAAAGAGTTTAGGTGGGGGGATAAAACTAAGTTCGCAGGCGTCAAATGGAATGGAAGACGAGATAAACTGTAGATCCCCGTGAGAGGCCTTGGTCCTTTACTTGAAAAATGGAATCGACTCGCGCAAGACACGGTAAGTTTGATATCACTGGGAGAGTCCTTAGTCCCGCAATACGCATAGAATGGGCtgctgatgacgacgacgacgtcttGGACTCGGCATACGTCGATCATTATCAAATGGCGTTGTTTACGTTCTTGCGGAAACATGTTTGCGATAGTGGTCGACTCTGCGTAAATATCCACGTCTGTTGCTCCATCTGTTGGTCGGAAACTAGTAATTCCCGTTAGCACTTCGTT
Above is a window of Rhipicephalus sanguineus isolate Rsan-2018 chromosome 3, BIME_Rsan_1.4, whole genome shotgun sequence DNA encoding:
- the LOC119387269 gene encoding gonadotropin-releasing hormone II receptor produces the protein MPDSITQAPSHAAIAEVLVNATASLSFHQTSRSESVGANPESVLGPQYHSHVRIAVIVIMIAFSVTGNSVVCWRLLRNHRRRRYQKAHVLFLNLAVADLLVTTVTMTSQTVWEVMGRVWIAGDAFCRVFKVLQTFALASSTYMIVSIALDRHFAIVYPLARCPAPWRLAAAAWIASLVPSLPNLYVFRVVEADTGVRYCASLFYARKTASTLPRQLYMTFVFLAVFVLPLVLLVGLYGRILLEIWSQSLAFRNRHQTASSLPKAKVKTVRLTAAVFAAFLVTNVPYMVQEMVLAFGGANVSLDRNMVALFGVISASNSAINPYIFLCFQKTHAKRKRFAMAFRRDVVAESELVNGRSSFGGTKHYPTSVRNHSTVFTVSTKETNGKISPDMHTDFSAL